The following coding sequences are from one Thermoflexus hugenholtzii JAD2 window:
- a CDS encoding zinc-binding dehydrogenase, with translation MKAVVFYQHGGPEVLQAAELPTPHPGPGEVQVRVHACAMNHLDLWVRRGIPSLRLEMPHIPGSDVAGVVTEVGPEVSGVQVGDRVVVNATLSCGECEFCLRGEDNRCRRGAILGEHVRGGYAEYVVVPARNVLKLPEGFPYEEAAAASLVFLTAWHMLITRGGLRPGEDVLIVGAGGGVNTAALQIAKLAGARVVVVASNPEKAERVRALGADHIIDRSQEPDWSRAVWQWTGKRGVDVVVDNVGQATWMKSIRCLRPGGRLLVVGATSGPNPEDFDIRYVFSRQISILGSTMGTRDDFRTVMGLVFAGRLRPVIDRVLPFTEEGVREGHRLLEGGAVFGKIVFRMDEGR, from the coding sequence CACGCCCCACCCGGGGCCGGGGGAGGTGCAGGTCCGCGTCCACGCCTGCGCGATGAACCATCTCGATCTCTGGGTGCGGCGCGGGATCCCCTCCCTGCGGCTGGAGATGCCCCACATCCCGGGCTCGGATGTGGCGGGGGTGGTGACCGAGGTGGGCCCGGAGGTCTCGGGGGTTCAGGTAGGGGATCGGGTGGTGGTGAACGCCACCCTGAGCTGCGGGGAGTGCGAGTTCTGCCTACGAGGGGAGGACAACCGCTGCCGCCGGGGGGCCATCCTGGGCGAGCACGTGCGAGGGGGCTACGCGGAATACGTGGTGGTGCCGGCCCGCAACGTCTTGAAGCTGCCGGAGGGCTTCCCTTATGAGGAAGCGGCGGCGGCCTCCCTGGTGTTCCTCACCGCCTGGCACATGCTGATCACCCGGGGCGGGCTGCGGCCGGGGGAGGATGTGCTCATCGTGGGGGCCGGGGGCGGGGTGAACACCGCGGCCCTTCAGATCGCGAAGCTGGCAGGCGCTCGGGTGGTGGTGGTGGCCTCGAACCCCGAGAAGGCGGAGCGGGTTCGCGCCCTGGGCGCCGATCACATCATCGATCGCTCCCAGGAGCCGGACTGGTCCCGCGCGGTCTGGCAGTGGACGGGAAAGCGGGGGGTGGATGTGGTGGTGGACAACGTGGGGCAGGCCACGTGGATGAAGAGCATTCGCTGTCTGCGGCCGGGCGGGCGCCTGCTGGTGGTGGGGGCCACCTCCGGCCCGAACCCGGAGGATTTCGACATCCGATATGTGTTCTCCCGGCAGATCAGCATCCTGGGCTCCACGATGGGGACCCGGGATGATTTCCGGACGGTGATGGGGCTGGTCTTCGCCGGCCGGTTGCGGCCGGTGATCGACCGGGTGTTGCCCTTCACCGAGGAGGGAGTGCGGGAGGGCCATCGCCTGCTGGAGGGCGGGGCGGTCTTCGGGAAGATCGTTTTCCGGATGGATGAGGGGCGGTGA